The Deltaproteobacteria bacterium nucleotide sequence CGGGAAGGATCATCCGCGTCGCCCCCATCCGCGAGAGAGTCGCGAGGGCGGCCATGTTGAAAGCGTAGAGATAATGGTCGCTGATGAGCGTCACCTGGCGCCGCAGGGGAGCGGGCGCGAAGAGGCGAAAGTGCCCGGCGTCCGACACGACCCATCGGGTGAACCCCTTGCGGATCGCATCGGTCACGGTGCGCCGAAGGAACGCCGCGTCCGACTCGAGCATCGGCGAGGGGAGCCGCAGGAAGCCGCCGGACCGGGCGTACCGCGCCGCCGGGGACGGATCGCGCGCGAGGGAGCGGGTGAACTCCACCACGGGGACAACCTCCGGCGTCTTCGGGAGGTGCGGGAGCTGCTCCGGGCGGCACCCCGCGAAGATCACCGTGCCGGGCCCCTCCTCCGGCCGGCTCCCCGAAACCCGCAACGTCGGGAGGATCTCCACCCGCAGCCGTTTCCCGGCGAGGTAGAACTCCCGGTCGAACTGCCGGGCCGCCTGGAGGAAGAGGGTCCGCACATCCCCCCACACGCCCGGGCCTCCGTGGATCTCGACCCGGACGCCCGCCAGGGGAAGGTCTCCCCGGTACGCCTCGGCGAGCTGGCGTTCCCCATCGGGGGGCACCGTCCCGGCCGGGCCGCCGGGCGGGCCCGAGATGCGGTACACGAACGCCTTCTCCTCGTTTCCGTACGACGCCTTGACCGTCACCGTCCCGGGAGAGACGGAAACCAGGAAGCGGGCGCCGTCCGACGGCGTCGCCTCCATCTCCTTGCGGGCAAGCCGGGTGAACTCCGCGCGGCCCGTGCCCCCGACCCGGAACAGCAGGTCGCCGGGCGAGACGGGAAACGGCACCTTGACCCGGAGCCCGCCCTCCTCGCATCGCAGGTCGTTGGCGGAGAAGCCCCTCCCCGCGCCGTCCTCCCGGAACTGCGCGCGCAGCCGGTCCCCGGGGGAAATCCCAGCCGCGCCCGGGACGAACGCCCAGCCGTCCTCGACGCGCGCCACCGTCCCGATCCGATCCCCGATGTTCCCCGATTCACCCCCCGTCGCCACCTCGTCCGGGCGCGCACCCCCGGGGAGCCCGGGGGTCGTCTCCCGTCCGATGACCTGCGAGAGGATCCGCGTCCCCTCGGCCACCCCCTCCGCCGGGTTCCCCGCGCGGATCCCGTCGAGGGCCGCCCGGTACGCCGACACGACGCCGGCCACGTACTCCGCCCCCCGCATCCGCCCCTCGATCTTCAGCGCGGTGATCCCCAAGGGGATGAGGTCCGGAAGGTGCGGGAGAAGGGACAGGTCGCGGGTGGAGAAGATCGCTTCCGGTTCCCCTCCGTGGCCGTACAGGCGTCGGCACGGCTGGACGCACAATCCGCGGTTGGCGCTCTTGCCGCCGAGATACGAGGAGAAGAAGCATTTGCCGGAGTAGGAGTAGCACATCGCCCCGTGGACGAAGATCTCGACGCCCACAGGAGAACGCTCGGCGATCCGCGCGATCTCTTCCTTGCGCAGGTGGCGTTCGAGGATGACCCGGGACGCCCCCATCCGGGCGAACTCCTCCGCCGCCTCCGCGGAGGCGCAGCCAGCCTGCGTGCTCATGTGCACGGGAATCCCCGGGAAGAATTCGTGGAGGATCCGCACCAGCCCGAGATCCGCCGCGATGATCGCGTCGGGCTGAAGCGGCGCCACCTGGTGGAGCAGGCCGATCGCCTCGGGGAGGTCCGCCTCGGTGAGGAGGGTGTTCATCGCCACGTAGAGCCGGACGCCGCGGGCGCGGGCGTGGGGCCGTATGCGGCAAAGATCCGCGAGGTTGAAGTTCTCCGCCCGCTCGCGCGCGTTGAACTTCCCGAGGCCCAGATAGACGGCGTCGGCGCCCGCGTCGACGGCGGCGTAGTACGCCTCGGCGGACCCGGCGGGCGCGAGGAGCTCCGGAAACGCGGGCCGCGGTGCGCGGGGGATCGGACCCCGCGGTCCTTCCGTCGGTCGGCGCGCCCTCTTCCCCGGCTCCGCGGCAGCGGGACGCTTCTTCCCCCCCTTGTCCGGCGGCGCGGGACGGGGACGAAGGCGTCCCCCGTGGGATCCCCCTCGGGCATCCCCCGGACGAGGCGGGAGCTTTACCTCCCCGGGCCCCCGCCGGACGACGCGCGGCTTCTCCTTGCCGCCGCCGGATGGGCGTTTCGGGTCTTTTCCATGGGATGTGCCGATCGTCGTTCTCCCTGCGGAACCTTGCGCGTTCCTTTTCGTTTGACAACCATCTTACATCGGATAGACTGGGCCGAAAATAGCGATTCGCAAGGTGAATCGCCCTATTCCCCTTGTTGGAGGGCCAACGTGGCGTACATTCCCCTCATCCTGGCGGCGATCATTATCGCCTGGTTCGTGGCCGCCTACAACAAGCTCGTCCGCTTTCGCAACCAGATCAAGAACGCCTGGCACCAGATCGACGTGCAGCTGAAGCGCCGTTACGACCTCATCCCGAACCTCGTGGAGGTCGTGAAGGATTACATGTCGTACGAACAGGAGACGCTGACCAAGGTGATCGAGGCCCGCGGAGCGGCCCTGTCGGCGAAGGGACCCGCGGCCCAGGCGAAGGCGGAAGGGCTCCTGACGGAGACGCTGAAGAGCCTCTTCGCCGTCGTCGAGAAGTACCCGGAGCTCAAGGCGAACCAGAACGTCGCCTCCCTGCAGGAGGAGCTGACCGGGACGGAGAACAAGATCTCCTTCGCCCGGCAGTTTTACAACGACTCGGTGATGACGTACAACAACGCGATCCAGTCGATCCCGACCAACTTCATCGCCTCCTTCTTCAACTTCACCCAAGAGGCGTACTTCGAAACGGAGCCCGAAAGCCGGGCGGTCCCGAAGGCGAGCTTGCGGTAGATCCAGGAGCGCGGCGTGATCGGCGGCA carries:
- a CDS encoding U32 family peptidase, with translation MNTLLTEADLPEAIGLLHQVAPLQPDAIIAADLGLVRILHEFFPGIPVHMSTQAGCASAEAAEEFARMGASRVILERHLRKEEIARIAERSPVGVEIFVHGAMCYSYSGKCFFSSYLGGKSANRGLCVQPCRRLYGHGGEPEAIFSTRDLSLLPHLPDLIPLGITALKIEGRMRGAEYVAGVVSAYRAALDGIRAGNPAEGVAEGTRILSQVIGRETTPGLPGGARPDEVATGGESGNIGDRIGTVARVEDGWAFVPGAAGISPGDRLRAQFREDGAGRGFSANDLRCEEGGLRVKVPFPVSPGDLLFRVGGTGRAEFTRLARKEMEATPSDGARFLVSVSPGTVTVKASYGNEEKAFVYRISGPPGGPAGTVPPDGERQLAEAYRGDLPLAGVRVEIHGGPGVWGDVRTLFLQAARQFDREFYLAGKRLRVEILPTLRVSGSRPEEGPGTVIFAGCRPEQLPHLPKTPEVVPVVEFTRSLARDPSPAARYARSGGFLRLPSPMLESDAAFLRRTVTDAIRKGFTRWVVSDAGHFRLFAPAPLRRQVTLISDHYLYAFNMAALATLSRMGATRMILPVEATVPALKDVGKFLYGLGIAVAYGPVPLMISRLLPAKGVRRGEVESPRAERFRVTADEHGSVVLPAEPFSASGSLHVLREAGIRDFFADLRGLGPAEITEVLSALSADREIPGTSTFNLLRRNF
- a CDS encoding LemA family protein, whose protein sequence is MAYIPLILAAIIIAWFVAAYNKLVRFRNQIKNAWHQIDVQLKRRYDLIPNLVEVVKDYMSYEQETLTKVIEARGAALSAKGPAAQAKAEGLLTETLKSLFAVVEKYPELKANQNVASLQEELTGTENKISFARQFYNDSVMTYNNAIQSIPTNFIASFFNFTQEAYFETEPESRAVPKASLR